A window from Leptospira kanakyensis encodes these proteins:
- a CDS encoding UPF0175 family protein produces the protein MKSLSFQVPDQIDLNEYDFKMAMAVKLYETGKISIGQAADIVNLSKSSLIDVMKNYGSSILFGYSTDDLKNDLENA, from the coding sequence ATGAAGTCTTTAAGTTTCCAAGTTCCCGATCAAATAGATCTAAATGAATATGATTTCAAAATGGCAATGGCTGTTAAGTTGTATGAAACGGGTAAAATATCTATAGGCCAAGCTGCCGATATTGTCAATCTTTCGAAATCATCCTTAATTGATGTTATGAAGAATTATGGTTCTTCTATTCTATTTGGATATTCTACAGATGATCTTAAAAATGATTTAGAGAATGCCTGA